The sequence TGGTGAGCCACGAGTAGGGATGCCCGTAAGGGTAGAGTGTTTTGTCTTTGTATTCGCGTACCAAGCCGTAGGGGCGGTTGTCGTAGTTTTGTCCTCGCTCGTTTTTCACGGTGGCACGCTGTACTTCAAATTTTTCTTGGGTAACTGCCGGAAGCAGAAAACCCATACGGTCGGCTTCCAGCCATAGGGCTACTTCCAGCTGATTGGAAGGCAGTGTTTCAAAGTAGTTGGTGCGGTCGCGGTTGGTGGTACCGTTGAGGGTGCCCCCCGATTCGGTTACGATTTTGAAATGCTCTTCATCGGCTACATGTTTCGAGCCCTGAAACATCATGTGCTCGAAGAAGTGAGCAAAGCCCGATTTGCCTATTTCTTCTCTTGCCGAACCCACGTGATAGGTAACGTCCACATGCACGAGTGGGTCGGAATGGTCTTCGTGAATGATGAGGGTCAAGCCATTACTTAATACGTATTTTTCGTAAGGGATGATGAGCTCTCCCTCTTTCTTGGTTACTTTCTCTACCAGACGTGTTTGTGCACGTAGGTAGAAAGCCCCACATATCAGGGCAGTAAGGAGTAAAAACGTGCGTTTCATTGGAGTATGCTTTTGGTATAACTACTTTGTTAAACGACCATAAGGGCTTGCCTATTGTACGTGCATCGTAAAGAAAGGCTTCAAATGTCGCTTTTGAATCTATGTAAGTTCTGTTTGATGCTGCCAATGTCTTATGAACTTGCTGCTTTTTCAAGAAGAAAGCATGCATGGCGGCATGAGGAGTTTTTTTGTTGGTCTGAAAGTGTTTTCATATATTTCAATAAAGTGGATGCAAACGAATATGAATTTTTTTGAGCGACTGAAAGGAAATCATCGGCAGAAGCTGCTGAGCATGGTGCGCATGGCGCTGGTGGATGGCGAGCTTGCCAGTGCTGAATATGAATACTTGTTGGCGTGGGCTTACAAAGAAAACATCGATGAGGTTTTGCTGCATCGTATGTTGGAAAATCAAGAGGAAAGCGAAAGCACCTTTGGGTATCTATCTATCAAGAAGCGGTTCCACCATCTGCATGAAGTGGCTTTGCTGATATTAGCAGACCATGTAGTGCATCCCAAAGAAATAGAGTACTGTGCTCGCTTGGCAGAGCACTTTCGCTTGACCGATGCCCCTTTGTTGCTGGTGCGGCATTTGCTTGACTGTGTGCGTGCCGGGCTTCCGCCAGAAGAGGTGTACCGACTTTTAAAGGGTGAAAAATTACTGAGGTAACATCTAAATAACATAGATTTTGTATCTTCAAGGCAATTTTACTTGAAGCTTTGATGATGAATGCAAGTTTTTACCTCACTCTGCTTTTTGTGTTGCTGGGGGGCAGCAAGGCTTGGGCACAACAGTATCCTGCGGCTGTAGGGGGGCGCGCTTTTGCCATGGGCAATGCCATAGTGGTTTCTTCTGATGTTTGGGCTACGTTCAATAATGTAGCGGGGCTTGCTTCGCAGCAAAACGTAGAGGCAGCTGTGGCAGTCCAACAGCCCTATGGGTTCACCGCCTTGCAAACAATTTATGCGGGAGCGAGTACGCCGCTGCCAAGAGGTGGGGCTTTGGGCATATCTGCCATGCGTTTCGGTAGTAAGTTGTTTAGTGAACAGGCTTTTGGGCTTGCTTTTGCTCATAAGATTAGTATGGTGAGCATAGGCGTGAAGGCTTCGTATTTTCAGCAGGCAGTACAAGACCCCACAGGCGTAAGTTCTCGCACACAAGGGGCTTTTATATTTGAAATAGGAGGCATTGCACAGCTGTTGCCCGCACTCTATTGGGGCATGCATGCCTATAATTTGGGACAAGCCCGCATGGTTTCGGACTACCGTGAAGAATACCTTCCTGTGGTCTTGAAAACAGGCATAGGTTACCACCCCACTGAAAACCTGTGGTTGAACATAGAAGCCGAGAAAGACACAGCGCACCCTACGCGTGTGAAAGCAGGCTTTGAGTACCGTGTAGCCAAGCCTTTTTATGTGCGTACGGGTGTACAAACACAGCCTTTCGTGAATACCTTTGGCATAGGCGTTCGTCCGAAAAAAATGGCGGTAGATTACGGTCTAATGATTCATAACCCCTTGGGTTTGGTTCATCATATTTCGGTGTCTTATGCGTTCCGTTAACATAGTGCTCTTGCTGTTTTTTTGCCTGTTGATGCGGCAGGCAACAGCTCAGCAGCGCCCCACCCGCGAAATAGACTTGCAGCAGTTCATAGAAAGCAATTTCGCTTTCCAAGACCCTGAGTCAGATGCCAATTACGAAGACATCTACGAGGCTTTGTATCAACTATATCTGGAGCCGCTTGATTTAAATGCCGCTGGACGCGAAGACCTCGCTTCTCTTTCCATGTTGAAGGAGTATCAAATCAACAACTTTTTGAAGTACAGAGAGCAGTACGGCAAATTGATTTCCATTTATGAGCTGCAGGCAATCCCTGGCTTCGATGTCGAAACCATTCAAAAGCTATTGCCTTTCGTAACAGTGGAGGAGAAGAGTATCAATGAAGGCAGCGGGAACTTGTTGTGGAGGATTCTACACGAAGAAAACAATTATTTGGTGTGGCGCATCACCCGCACCTTAGAAACACAAAAAGGCTATACGCCGCCTACTCTCAAAAGCGACAGTACCTATACACAACGCTACCTCGGTTCACCTTTCAATATATATGCGCGCTTTCGCGTGAGCCATATACGCGATTTTAGCTTGGGTTTGACCGTAGAGAAAGATGCAGGAGAAGCTTTTACTTGGCAGCCAGCAAAGCGCCAGTACGGCATGGATTTTTATTCTTATCATCTGGTTTTGTGGAATAAAAGACGCTTCAAAGCCATTGCTTTGGGCGATTACCAGATTC comes from Thermonema lapsum and encodes:
- a CDS encoding PorV/PorQ family protein, which codes for MNASFYLTLLFVLLGGSKAWAQQYPAAVGGRAFAMGNAIVVSSDVWATFNNVAGLASQQNVEAAVAVQQPYGFTALQTIYAGASTPLPRGGALGISAMRFGSKLFSEQAFGLAFAHKISMVSIGVKASYFQQAVQDPTGVSSRTQGAFIFEIGGIAQLLPALYWGMHAYNLGQARMVSDYREEYLPVVLKTGIGYHPTENLWLNIEAEKDTAHPTRVKAGFEYRVAKPFYVRTGVQTQPFVNTFGIGVRPKKMAVDYGLMIHNPLGLVHHISVSYAFR